acccagaGATTCACTAGGGGCTGATCTTAAAGCAAAACGCAATAAAGGCaagtctttatcccattcctcaacatggtctaaacaatacttagtcaaagcattcttcagagtggagtgaaatctttcaagtattcccTGACTTTCGGGATGATATGAGGATGCCAAGTTGTGTTTAATGCCAAGTTCATTCATTTTAGCCTGGAACTCCCTACTAGTGAAATTAGAACCTTGATCCGACTGTATCTCTCGAGGCAAACCATAACGAGAAAAGAAGTCCATGAGATGCTTAATTACAATACCACTCTTAATGCCTCTAACAGGTATTACCTCAGGAAATCTAGTGGTTCTGTCCATTATAGTTAACATGTACTGAAAACCTGTTTTggttttgggtaaaggacccacaatGTCAATAACAATTTGCGTGAATGGTTCTTCAACAGCTGAGATAGGAATTAAAGGCGCTTTAGTAATTTTCTGGTTGGGTTTTCCAACCATTTGGCACTGATGACATGACTTACAATGTCTGACTAcatctttctttacagaaggccaaaaaaaattatctttcactttGGACAGTGTTTTTTGTATTCCTAAATGACCACCCCATTCACTTTCATGAGCCTCTTGCAAAATAAAATGCCTAAACTTACTAGGTACTACAATTTGTTCCCTTACCTTCCACTCTTCATCAGTAGATGCGGTCACTGGACGAATTAATCTATATAACACATCATTCTTTAATACATAACTTGCTTCACTTAAATCATCCTGTTCCTTTAGCTGTTCTGCTTCTTCATATATACTTTTCAATTCGCCATCTTCTTTTTGAGCACTAATTAGGGTTTGCCTATCTGGAAACATGCAACTAGAATCTGTAGCAAAGTCTTCAGATATATTAACCATAGACTTtaacgaaagattttttttctgcTTGGACTTACCTTTCTTTGTCTTAGGTTGAGTTTTGGTTTGGAAGCAGTTTTCCAAATTTATGTCAGCTTCTCCACCTTTGACTTCCTCTCTAGATTGGGCTCGGGTTACAGGAACAACAGGTTTAACATTTACCATAACACGTTCATTAACCACACTAACCCCCTTTCGACCTTCTGATGCACAGGCTGTGCCACTACCTTGCATCACATCATTGCCTATCAACAAATCCACACCACTCACAGGCAATGCACTAACTACAGCCAGTTTCAACCTACCAGTTACCAAaggagattccaaataaacttcttccACAGGCCAAGATGTTACTGTATCTGGGAAACCCCCAAGCAACACAAAATCCTGACCTTTCCGTGAGAAATCTTTAGGGAGAGAGGTTTCCAGAATGCAGGACTGGCACGAGCCAGTATCCCGCAGCAATGCAACGATATTACCATCAGTTGCCTCAGATCCAACTTTCACTATACCTCTAAAGACAAAGTCTTCAAATTCCTTACCATAAGGCGTGCTCCCACTCACCTCTCCTTCAAGACTAGAAGACACAGGCGGCACTGACCTACAATCCATCAACATAACTGGTTTAACCGACTTAGTTACTTCAGGACAATGTGACTTAACATGACCTttcttaccacacttataacaaacAATGTCCCGGGCCTGCCTCGCATCCCTCGAAGGGGATGAAGGACTTTCTCTACCCTTTATTACTTCCACCTTTTCCACACCTGCTTCCCAATGAGTTTTCTTCTTACCATAATGCTTGTGTGACAAAACAAACCTGTCTGCTGCCTTTGCTGCCTCATTCacattatcaatgttaaattcTTCAATATGGATGCGGACGTCTTtgggaatgttatttttaaaatcctcCAACAAAACCAGTTCTCGTAACTCGGCAAATATAGTTGCCTCCTCTGCAGCCAACCACTCGTCAAGTTTAACTGCTTTCTGGCCTGCCCATTCTACAaatgtttgattaaacattttacgCCAGAATCTGAATTTCTGCCGGTAAGCTTCTGGGATTAGCTGGTATgcatttaaaatcatttttttcacaatatcataatcACTGGAATCTTCTGCACTTAACGCTGCATAAACTACTTGTGCCTTACCAGAGAATGCAGATTGCACTAATACAGCCCAGAGTTCCTTGGGCCAAGCCAACTGATGAGCTACTTTCTCAAAAGCAATGAAAACTTTTCCGACATCTGACTCGCTAAACTTAGGAATTAGCT
The nucleotide sequence above comes from Palaemon carinicauda isolate YSFRI2023 chromosome 2, ASM3689809v2, whole genome shotgun sequence. Encoded proteins:
- the LOC137620215 gene encoding uncharacterized protein is translated as MSTLSELTAIGKELGLSGSDLAYFIKEQQEFERAKRAEQRDAEREQMEAEKAILAEKRALMEADKERLELEITLKSSKSDETSMSAFVPAKFSDKWGTKLIPKFSESDVGKVFIAFEKVAHQLAWPKELWAVLVQSAFSGKAQVVYAALSAEDSSDYDIVKKMILNAYQLIPEAYRQKFRFWRKMFNQTFVEWAGQKAVKLDEWLAAEEATIFAELRELVLLEDFKNNIPKDVRIHIEEFNIDNVNEAAKAADRFVLSHKHYGKKKTHWEAGVEKVEVIKGRESPSSPSRDARQARDIVCYKCGKKGHVKSHCPEVTKSVKPVMLMDCRSVPPVSSSLEGEVSGSTPYGKEFEDFVFRGIVKVGSEATDGNIVALLRDTGSCQSCILETSLPKDFSRKGQDFVLLGGFPDTVTSWPVEEVYLESPLVTGRLKLAVVSALPVSGVDLLIGNDVMQGSGTACASEGRKGVSVVNERVMVNVKPVVPVTRAQSREEVKGGEADINLENCFQTKTQPKTKKGKSKQKKNLSLKSMVNISEDFATDSSCMFPDRQTLISAQKEDGELKSIYEEAEQLKEQDDLSEASYVLKNDVLYRLIRPVTASTDEEWKVREQIVVPSKFRHFILQEAHESEWGGHLGIQKTLSKVKDNFFWPSVKKDVVRHCKSCHQCQMVGKPNQKITKAPLIPISAVEEPFTQIVIDIVGPLPKTKTGFQYMLTIMDRTTRFPEVIPVRGIKSGIVIKHLMDFFSRYGLPREIQSDQGSNFTSREFQAKMNELGIKHNLASSYHPESQGILERFHSTLKNALTKYCLDHVEEWDKDLPLLRFALRSAPSESLGFSPFQMVYGHNVRGPLDLLREHWEGSNGKINSLDYILSFKEKLWSIWQWAQNNLSTSQAKMKTHYDRKSQVRNFEAGEQVLVLLPIPGQFRAQFVGPAVVKKKLNDVDYLVEIPGRRKKYQLCHINIMKKYFSRANTVKSVSAVVPKECNGQEVESKEYGWNGENSKILCNPDSLFKHLNAQEATDIKDLFEEHPSIFKDTPGLVRSLQHDVVLNPNAQPIRQAPYRLSPQKAEAVRKEVSYMLENDLITPSSSPWSSPVVLVKKENGQDRLCFDYRKVNDLTVADNFPLPRIEDCIDKIGNAKYISKLDLLKGYRQVPLTENAREISAFITPEGLFECKVMPFGMRNAASTFQRMMWMITNGLKGCVVYLDDIIIFSDNWKDHVDRIRALFRAIADAGLVVNLSKCEFGKAEVIYLGHHVGQGKVLPKEKNIEAVLAFPTPKTRKNVRQFVGLAGYYRRFVPSFSEIVTPLTNLLREI